Proteins encoded together in one uncultured Flavobacterium sp. window:
- a CDS encoding SulP family inorganic anion transporter, protein MTKKINLFANLKSDFASGLVVFLVALPLCLGIAMASGAPLFSGIISGVIGGIVVGYLSQSHISVSGPAAGLTAIILTAITDFGAFDVFLMSVFIAGLIQLALGFLRAGSISNYFPTNVIEGMLAGIGIIIILKQLPHAFGYDADFEGDQAFLQNDGSNSFSFLFNVLNHIQLGAVIISLVSLAILISWDKVPFLKRLKLVPGALVAVIAGIALNEFFVSTGSSLAIAKEHLVSLPVPKSFDEFKSILITPNFAAVTNPQVWVVAITIAIVASIETLLCIEAADRMDVQKRYTNTNVELRAQGIGNIVSSLLGGLPMTSVVVRSSANNNAGAKSKMSAIIHGVLLLLSVLAIPALLNKIPLATLATVLILVGYKLAKPATFLHFWEKGKYQFVPFIATLVFVVATDLLKGVALGIIISIIFVLRGNLKRAYSFKKEEYEDGDVIHIDLAQEVSFLNKAAIKLTLNEIPENSKVIINAHDTEYIAHDVLDLIREFKETRAVDQNIKVKLKGFKEAYELENSPDINNHVSIEHYYDVAKRALVKKETVKEKF, encoded by the coding sequence ATGACAAAAAAAATCAATCTTTTTGCTAACCTTAAATCTGATTTTGCTTCAGGTTTAGTGGTTTTCTTGGTGGCTCTTCCGTTGTGTTTAGGTATTGCAATGGCTTCTGGAGCGCCTTTATTTTCTGGAATTATCTCAGGTGTTATTGGTGGTATTGTGGTAGGTTATTTAAGCCAATCGCACATAAGTGTATCTGGGCCAGCGGCTGGATTAACAGCGATTATTTTAACAGCTATTACTGATTTTGGTGCTTTTGATGTGTTTTTAATGTCTGTTTTTATCGCAGGACTAATTCAATTAGCATTAGGGTTTTTAAGAGCCGGAAGTATCTCAAATTATTTTCCAACAAATGTAATTGAGGGAATGTTAGCCGGTATCGGGATCATCATTATCTTAAAACAATTGCCTCATGCTTTTGGTTATGATGCAGATTTTGAGGGTGATCAGGCATTTTTACAAAATGACGGAAGTAATTCATTTTCGTTTTTATTCAATGTTTTAAACCACATTCAATTAGGAGCCGTAATTATATCATTGGTTTCACTTGCAATATTAATTTCCTGGGATAAAGTTCCGTTTTTGAAACGATTAAAATTAGTTCCGGGAGCATTAGTAGCCGTTATTGCCGGTATAGCTTTAAACGAATTTTTTGTTTCTACAGGAAGTTCATTGGCAATTGCAAAAGAACACTTGGTTTCATTGCCAGTTCCAAAATCTTTTGATGAATTTAAATCTATTCTAATCACACCTAACTTTGCTGCTGTTACAAATCCGCAGGTTTGGGTGGTAGCGATAACAATTGCCATTGTTGCCTCTATCGAAACATTATTATGTATCGAAGCTGCTGATAGAATGGATGTTCAAAAACGTTATACCAATACAAATGTTGAGCTTAGAGCTCAGGGTATTGGTAATATTGTGAGCTCACTTTTAGGTGGTTTACCAATGACTTCTGTTGTGGTTCGATCATCTGCTAATAATAATGCCGGAGCAAAATCTAAAATGTCAGCTATTATTCACGGAGTACTTTTGTTATTAAGTGTTTTAGCAATTCCGGCACTTTTAAACAAGATTCCATTGGCAACTTTGGCAACCGTGTTGATTTTAGTGGGATATAAATTAGCAAAACCGGCAACCTTCTTGCATTTCTGGGAAAAAGGAAAATATCAGTTTGTACCATTTATTGCAACTTTAGTATTTGTTGTAGCAACAGATTTACTTAAAGGAGTTGCTTTAGGAATTATCATCAGTATTATTTTTGTATTGAGAGGAAATCTGAAAAGAGCTTACAGTTTCAAAAAAGAAGAATATGAAGACGGAGATGTTATTCATATCGATTTAGCTCAGGAAGTTTCATTCTTGAACAAAGCTGCCATTAAACTGACTTTGAACGAGATTCCTGAAAACTCTAAAGTAATCATCAATGCACATGATACAGAGTATATTGCACATGATGTTCTGGATTTGATTCGCGAGTTTAAGGAAACACGCGCCGTTGATCAAAACATTAAAGTGAAACTAAAAGGTTTCAAAGAAGCTTACGAGCTTGAAAATTCTCCGGATATTAATAATCACGTGTCTATAGAGCATTATTATGATGTTGCAAAAAGGGCTTTGGTTAAAAAAGAAACGGTAAAAGAAAAATTTTAA
- the can gene encoding carbonate dehydratase — MREFYKQLLENNKQWVEKSLALDPNYFADLAKGQTPPLLWIGCSDSRVPANEIIGAKPGEVFVHRNIANMVVHSDMNMLSVLDYAVNVLKVKHVIVCGHYGCGGVKAAMGNQSVGIIDNWIRHIKDEYRLHDKYLNSITDETERFNAFVEINAKEQVYNLAKTSIVQGAWKNGQELMLHGWVYGLNSGFVTDLNVNIASNEELDEVYQLDL, encoded by the coding sequence ATGAGAGAGTTTTATAAGCAGTTATTAGAGAACAATAAGCAATGGGTTGAGAAATCATTAGCATTAGACCCAAATTATTTTGCAGATTTAGCCAAAGGTCAAACACCACCTTTATTATGGATTGGATGTTCTGACAGCCGTGTTCCTGCAAACGAAATTATTGGTGCTAAGCCGGGTGAGGTTTTCGTACACCGTAATATTGCCAATATGGTGGTACACTCAGATATGAATATGTTAAGTGTTCTTGATTATGCAGTAAATGTTCTAAAGGTAAAACACGTTATTGTTTGCGGACATTACGGTTGTGGTGGTGTAAAAGCCGCAATGGGTAATCAATCTGTTGGAATCATTGACAACTGGATTCGTCATATTAAAGATGAATATCGTTTACATGATAAATATCTGAATTCAATTACAGATGAAACGGAGCGTTTTAATGCTTTTGTTGAAATCAATGCTAAAGAACAGGTTTACAACTTAGCAAAAACTTCGATTGTACAAGGAGCTTGGAAAAACGGTCAGGAATTAATGCTTCATGGATGGGTTTACGGATTGAATTCTGGTTTTGTAACCGATTTGAATGTTAATATTGCTTCGAATGAAGAACTTGATGAGGTTTACCAATTAGACCTATAA
- a CDS encoding Dps family protein, with translation MKTNILGLPVKESELLVKELNVLLSNFQVYYQNLRGIHWNIRGKRFFDLHVKFEELYTDAQLKIDMIAERVLTIGGTPLHTFDDYIKNNKLVVGKNISNDEKAVHLIVHSLADLLKIERGILKQSDEINDEGTNSMMSDFIAEQEKTIWMMNAWLEEEL, from the coding sequence ATGAAAACAAATATTTTAGGATTACCTGTAAAAGAGTCTGAATTGTTAGTAAAAGAACTAAATGTACTATTGTCAAATTTTCAGGTATATTATCAAAACTTAAGAGGGATACACTGGAATATTCGTGGAAAACGTTTTTTTGATTTACACGTAAAATTTGAAGAATTATATACAGATGCACAATTAAAAATTGATATGATTGCCGAAAGAGTTCTGACAATAGGTGGAACACCTTTGCATACATTTGATGATTATATTAAAAACAACAAATTGGTGGTTGGAAAAAACATTTCAAACGATGAAAAAGCTGTTCATTTAATTGTTCATTCTTTGGCTGATTTATTAAAAATAGAAAGAGGAATTCTAAAACAATCTGACGAAATTAACGACGAAGGGACAAATTCTATGATGAGTGACTTCATTGCAGAGCAGGAAAAAACCATCTGGATGATGAATGCCTGGTTAGAAGAAGAACTGTAA
- a CDS encoding LysR substrate-binding domain-containing protein produces the protein MTITQLQYVLAVAEHKNFTLAAEKCFVTQPTLSMQIQKIEEELNILIFDRSKKPIQLTDIGQKIVNQAKNIVNEADRIKDIVEQQKGFIGGEFRLGIIPTIMPTLLPMFLNNFIKKYPKVKLLIEELNTDEIIVKLKNGHLDAAIAATPLEDEKIKEIVLYFEPFVAYIPEHHASFQKDEIEVADLNINEILLLQDGHCFRDGILNLCKNGTDIEQNNFQIQSGSFETLIKLADEGLGTTLLPYLHTLDLKESDKLKLRNFKEPKPAREVSLIYPKSELKMQIIDALRSTIAGVVKGAIVFQNVQIISPLLQKK, from the coding sequence ATGACTATAACTCAATTACAATATGTATTAGCCGTTGCCGAGCATAAAAATTTCACCCTTGCTGCTGAAAAATGTTTTGTTACTCAGCCTACATTAAGCATGCAAATTCAAAAAATTGAAGAAGAACTCAATATTTTGATCTTCGACAGAAGTAAAAAACCTATTCAACTTACTGATATTGGTCAGAAAATTGTCAATCAAGCCAAAAATATTGTAAATGAAGCCGACAGGATTAAAGACATTGTAGAACAGCAAAAAGGTTTTATTGGCGGAGAATTTCGTTTAGGAATTATCCCAACCATTATGCCTACGCTTTTACCAATGTTTTTGAATAATTTTATCAAAAAGTATCCAAAAGTGAAACTCTTAATCGAAGAGTTAAACACGGATGAAATTATTGTGAAGTTAAAAAACGGTCATCTTGATGCTGCTATTGCTGCGACTCCGCTTGAAGATGAAAAAATAAAAGAAATCGTTTTGTATTTTGAACCTTTCGTAGCTTACATACCGGAGCATCATGCGAGCTTTCAGAAAGATGAAATTGAAGTTGCTGATTTAAATATCAATGAGATTTTGCTTTTGCAGGATGGACATTGCTTTAGAGACGGAATCTTGAATTTATGCAAAAACGGTACTGATATCGAACAAAATAATTTTCAGATTCAAAGTGGAAGCTTTGAAACTTTAATAAAATTGGCCGACGAAGGTCTGGGCACAACGTTACTTCCGTACTTGCACACCTTAGACTTAAAAGAGTCTGACAAACTGAAACTACGTAACTTTAAGGAACCAAAACCTGCTCGTGAGGTAAGTTTAATTTACCCTAAAAGCGAATTAAAAATGCAAATCATTGACGCACTAAGATCGACAATTGCCGGAGTTGTAAAAGGAGCAATTGTTTTTCAGAACGTTCAAATCATTAGT